A genomic segment from Bradyrhizobium diazoefficiens USDA 110 encodes:
- a CDS encoding acyl-CoA thioesterase gives MNAPSRLDTTPRLEDYPYRLSDNVRFGDLDPNQHVNNAVYATYFETGRVTLMKSPDYGLTPPGLAWIMVRLDIHFRAELHWPNTIELGLGVVKLGRTSVTFEQVVFSQGKCIASATSVGVMLDETTRRPAPLTAEIVEKLRPWHKRGIEVAPPGT, from the coding sequence GTGAACGCACCAAGCCGCCTCGATACCACGCCGCGCCTGGAGGACTACCCCTACCGCCTCAGCGACAACGTCCGCTTCGGCGATCTCGATCCCAACCAGCACGTCAACAACGCGGTCTATGCCACCTATTTCGAGACCGGCCGTGTCACCCTGATGAAGAGCCCGGACTACGGGCTGACGCCGCCGGGCCTCGCCTGGATTATGGTGCGGCTCGACATCCATTTCCGCGCCGAGCTGCACTGGCCGAACACGATCGAGCTCGGCCTCGGCGTGGTGAAACTGGGACGGACGTCAGTGACCTTCGAGCAGGTCGTGTTCTCGCAGGGAAAATGCATCGCCTCGGCGACGTCGGTCGGCGTCATGCTCGACGAGACGACGCGGCGGCCGGCGCCGCTGACCGCGGAGATCGTCGAGAAGCTCAGACCCTGGCACAAGCGCGGCATCGAGGTCGCGCCGCCTGGCACCTGA
- a CDS encoding MlaD family protein yields the protein METRANYVLIGSFTLAVIAAAIGFVLWFQSLHTTKQRSPLRVVFEGPAAGLRNGGSVNFNGIRVGEVVSVKLDNPRRVVALAMVENNAPIRKDTLVGLEFQGLTGVAAISLKGGEEAAPPPPLDEDGIPSLTADPNKLQDVTEAIRGTLQNINKIVADNQESVKNSLKNLETFTNSLARNSEKIDGVMAKVDGVMLKADNLMLGLNTLAGGKDGGELFQAVKSIRELADDFDKRSGLLISDGRRTLGDISRAVNNFDRNPTRVLFGASNSAPAAAPPPAEPPKPAASERKRQ from the coding sequence ATGGAAACGCGGGCGAATTACGTACTGATCGGATCGTTCACGCTGGCAGTGATTGCCGCGGCGATCGGCTTCGTGCTGTGGTTCCAGTCGCTGCACACCACCAAGCAGCGCAGTCCCCTGCGCGTGGTGTTCGAAGGCCCGGCGGCGGGCCTGCGCAACGGCGGCAGTGTCAATTTCAACGGTATCCGGGTGGGTGAAGTGGTCTCGGTGAAGCTCGACAACCCGCGGCGGGTTGTCGCACTCGCCATGGTCGAGAACAACGCCCCGATCCGCAAGGACACCCTGGTCGGCCTCGAATTCCAGGGCCTGACGGGCGTCGCCGCAATCTCGCTCAAGGGCGGCGAGGAGGCAGCGCCCCCGCCGCCGCTCGACGAGGACGGCATCCCGTCGCTGACCGCCGATCCCAACAAGCTCCAGGACGTCACCGAAGCGATCCGCGGCACGCTCCAGAACATCAACAAGATCGTCGCCGACAATCAGGAATCGGTGAAGAACTCGCTGAAGAACCTCGAGACCTTCACCAACTCGCTGGCGCGCAACTCCGAGAAGATCGACGGCGTGATGGCCAAGGTCGACGGCGTGATGCTCAAGGCCGACAACCTCATGCTCGGCCTCAACACGCTCGCCGGCGGCAAGGACGGCGGCGAGCTGTTCCAGGCGGTGAAGTCGATCCGCGAACTCGCCGATGATTTCGACAAGCGCTCCGGATTGCTGATCTCGGACGGCCGCCGCACTCTCGGCGACATCAGCCGCGCCGTGAACAATTTCGACCGCAACCCGACCCGCGTGCTGTTCGGCGCCAGCAACAGCGCGCCGGCAGCCGCCCCACCGCCAGCCGAGCCGCCGAAGCCGGCGGCGAGCGAGCGCAAGCGGCAGTAG
- a CDS encoding 2Fe-2S iron-sulfur cluster-binding protein: MAKIHFVDHKGETRTVEIENGATVMEAAIRNSIPGIEAECGGACACATCHVYVDEAWREKVGSPTPMEEDMLDFGFDVRPNSRLSCQIKVSDELDGLVVSTPERQA; this comes from the coding sequence ATGGCCAAGATTCACTTTGTCGACCACAAGGGCGAAACCCGTACGGTGGAAATCGAGAACGGCGCAACCGTGATGGAAGCCGCCATCCGCAACAGCATTCCCGGCATCGAGGCCGAATGCGGCGGCGCATGTGCCTGCGCGACCTGCCATGTCTATGTCGACGAAGCCTGGCGTGAGAAGGTCGGCAGCCCGACGCCGATGGAAGAGGACATGCTCGACTTCGGTTTCGACGTGCGCCCGAACTCGCGCCTGTCCTGCCAGATCAAGGTCTCCGACGAGCTCGACGGGCTGGTCGTGTCGACGCCGGAACGCCAGGCCTGA
- the mctP gene encoding monocarboxylate uptake permease MctP, with translation MLTNVDSAAFAVFLALFVLVTGMGFVAARWRKPETLAHLDEWGLGGRKFGTWITWFLVGGDFYTAYTVIAVPALVYAVGAYGFFALPYTIIVYPFVFAVMPVLWKVAKERGYVTAGDVVRGAYGSRGLELAVAATGVLATMPYIALQLIGMEVAIKALGLSGEVPLVVAFLVLALYTYSSGLRAPALIAFVKDIMIYIVVIAAIAIVPSKLGGYGAIFTAADAAFAAKGSGGILLSPAQIMPYASLALGSALAAFMYPHTLTGIFASSGGNTIRKNAMLLPAYTLLLGLLALLGYMGHAAGLKLASNNDVVPALFKTLFPSWFAGFAFAAIAIGALVPAAVMSIGAANLFTRNFWKVWIDPKVTPSGEAKVAKITSMLVKVGALLAILLMPTQFALDLQLLGGLWILQTLPALVFGLYLNWFSSTALLAGWAVGLAGGSWLAWSDGLKPLHGIDLGAGPVAIYTGLLALALNIVVAVVVNLVLKRMPQERLSREAA, from the coding sequence GTGCTGACTAATGTCGATAGCGCGGCGTTCGCCGTTTTCCTCGCACTGTTCGTCCTCGTCACCGGCATGGGCTTCGTCGCAGCGCGCTGGCGCAAGCCGGAGACGCTCGCCCATCTCGACGAGTGGGGCCTCGGCGGCCGCAAGTTCGGGACCTGGATCACCTGGTTCCTGGTCGGCGGCGACTTCTACACCGCCTACACGGTGATCGCCGTTCCGGCTCTGGTCTATGCGGTCGGCGCCTACGGCTTTTTCGCGCTTCCCTACACCATCATCGTCTATCCCTTCGTATTCGCGGTGATGCCGGTGTTGTGGAAGGTCGCCAAGGAGCGCGGCTACGTCACCGCAGGCGACGTGGTTCGCGGTGCTTACGGCTCGCGCGGGCTCGAGCTCGCCGTTGCGGCGACGGGCGTGCTTGCGACGATGCCTTACATCGCACTCCAGCTCATCGGCATGGAGGTGGCGATCAAGGCGTTGGGGCTGAGCGGCGAGGTGCCGCTCGTCGTCGCCTTCCTGGTGCTGGCGCTCTACACCTATTCGTCGGGCCTGCGCGCGCCGGCGCTGATCGCCTTCGTCAAGGACATCATGATCTACATCGTGGTGATCGCCGCGATCGCGATCGTGCCGTCGAAGCTCGGCGGCTACGGCGCGATCTTCACCGCGGCGGATGCGGCATTCGCCGCCAAGGGCTCGGGCGGCATCCTGCTGTCACCGGCGCAGATCATGCCCTACGCCTCGCTGGCGCTCGGCTCGGCGCTCGCCGCCTTCATGTACCCGCACACGCTGACCGGCATCTTTGCCTCGTCCGGCGGCAACACCATTCGCAAGAATGCGATGCTGCTTCCGGCCTATACGCTGCTGCTCGGCCTGCTTGCGCTGCTGGGTTACATGGGACATGCGGCGGGACTGAAGCTCGCGAGCAACAACGACGTCGTGCCCGCGCTGTTCAAGACGCTGTTTCCGAGCTGGTTCGCGGGCTTTGCCTTCGCCGCCATCGCCATCGGCGCGCTGGTGCCGGCGGCCGTGATGAGCATCGGCGCGGCCAACCTGTTCACCCGCAACTTCTGGAAGGTGTGGATCGATCCGAAGGTGACGCCGTCGGGCGAGGCGAAGGTCGCCAAGATCACTTCCATGCTGGTGAAGGTCGGCGCGCTGCTCGCCATCCTGCTGATGCCGACGCAGTTCGCGCTCGACCTGCAGCTGCTCGGGGGGCTCTGGATCCTCCAGACGCTGCCGGCGCTGGTGTTCGGCCTCTATCTGAACTGGTTCTCGAGCACCGCGCTCCTGGCCGGCTGGGCCGTCGGCCTCGCAGGCGGATCGTGGCTGGCCTGGTCGGACGGGTTGAAGCCGCTGCACGGCATTGACCTCGGGGCTGGCCCGGTTGCGATCTACACCGGTCTGTTGGCGCTCGCCCTCAACATCGTGGTTGCCGTCGTGGTCAACCTGGTGCTCAAGCGCATGCCGCAGGAGCGGCTGTCCCGCGAGGCAGCCTGA
- a CDS encoding response regulator transcription factor encodes MTMRILIGDDHPLVQAALRSALSTVLPDLDIVACQSLDEALSVLSSQSDEIDLILWDLTMPGIQGFAALFILSAQFPTVPVAIISARQDAATIRRAIAYGASGYIPKSLSLPEMADAITKILAGEIWMPPNVGGRGSIQSADVELAARMATLSAQQLRILAMIVEGKLNKQIAGELDIAEQTVKGHVSTILRKLGVGSRTQAAVLAERLSFGQPGGN; translated from the coding sequence GTGACCATGCGCATCCTCATCGGTGACGATCACCCGCTGGTACAGGCCGCTTTGCGCAGCGCGCTTTCGACCGTGCTGCCCGATCTCGACATCGTCGCCTGCCAGTCGCTCGACGAGGCGCTGAGCGTGCTGTCATCCCAGTCCGACGAGATCGACCTGATCCTGTGGGACCTGACGATGCCGGGCATTCAGGGTTTTGCCGCGCTGTTCATCTTGTCGGCGCAGTTCCCGACGGTGCCGGTCGCGATCATCTCGGCGCGGCAGGATGCCGCCACGATCCGCCGCGCCATTGCCTATGGCGCGTCCGGCTATATCCCGAAATCGCTCAGCCTGCCGGAGATGGCCGACGCGATCACAAAAATCCTCGCCGGTGAAATCTGGATGCCGCCCAATGTCGGGGGACGGGGCTCGATCCAGAGCGCCGATGTCGAGCTGGCCGCGCGCATGGCCACGCTGTCGGCGCAGCAGCTCCGCATTCTCGCGATGATCGTCGAGGGCAAGCTCAACAAGCAGATCGCGGGCGAGCTCGACATTGCCGAGCAGACGGTGAAGGGCCATGTCTCGACCATCCTGCGCAAGCTCGGCGTCGGCTCACGCACGCAGGCCGCCGTCCTGGCCGAGCGGCTGTCGTTCGGCCAGCCCGGCGGCAATTGA
- a CDS encoding ABC transporter ATP-binding protein: protein MAQETQNGIQNPIIRVRDITVQFGATRVLDGLNLDVKRGEILGFVGPSGAGKSVLTRTIIGLVPKVAGSIEVFGVDLDSSNTSQRRNVERRWGVLFQQGALFSSLTVRQNIQFPMREYLRVSQRLMDEITMAKLTMVGLKPEVAERFPSELSGGMIKRVALARALSLDPDLVFLDEPTSGLDPIGAGDFDELVRTLQRTLGLTVFMVTHDLDSLYTACDRIAVLGNGKIIAAGSIADMQASQHPWLRQYFHGKRARAVMG, encoded by the coding sequence ATGGCCCAGGAAACCCAAAACGGGATCCAAAATCCCATCATCCGCGTCCGCGACATCACCGTGCAGTTCGGCGCGACGCGCGTGCTCGACGGCCTCAACCTCGACGTCAAGCGCGGTGAGATCCTCGGCTTCGTCGGCCCATCGGGCGCGGGCAAGTCGGTGCTGACGCGCACCATCATCGGCCTCGTGCCGAAGGTGGCAGGCTCCATCGAGGTATTCGGCGTCGACCTCGATTCCTCCAACACCTCGCAGCGCCGCAACGTCGAGCGGCGCTGGGGCGTGCTGTTCCAGCAGGGCGCGCTGTTCTCCTCGCTCACCGTGCGGCAGAACATCCAGTTCCCGATGCGCGAATATCTGCGCGTCTCGCAGCGGCTGATGGACGAGATCACCATGGCCAAGCTGACCATGGTGGGCCTGAAGCCCGAGGTCGCCGAGCGCTTCCCGTCGGAGCTCTCGGGCGGCATGATCAAGCGCGTGGCGCTCGCACGCGCGCTTTCGCTCGATCCGGACCTCGTTTTCCTCGACGAGCCGACCTCGGGCCTCGACCCGATCGGCGCCGGCGACTTCGACGAGCTGGTCAGGACGCTCCAGCGCACTTTGGGCCTGACCGTTTTCATGGTAACGCACGACCTCGACAGCCTTTACACCGCTTGCGACCGCATCGCCGTTTTAGGGAACGGTAAGATCATTGCGGCAGGGTCGATCGCCGACATGCAGGCCTCGCAGCATCCCTGGCTGAGGCAATATTTCCATGGCAAGCGCGCCCGCGCGGTCATGGGCTGA
- a CDS encoding Hpt domain-containing protein, whose protein sequence is MTPELQRMEWMPSPPLAPVDSPLDLDHLSRMTLGDAELEQEVLVMFAEQAVRLLAAMTNLPAEAGALAHKLKGSARGIGAFAVADAAAHLETAIRTGHDRHHAFAALKEAVAEARAAIEAILKH, encoded by the coding sequence ATGACGCCTGAACTGCAACGGATGGAATGGATGCCCTCGCCCCCGCTTGCGCCCGTCGACAGCCCGCTCGATCTCGACCACCTCTCCCGCATGACGCTCGGCGACGCCGAGCTGGAGCAGGAAGTGCTCGTAATGTTCGCCGAGCAGGCGGTTCGCCTGCTCGCCGCGATGACCAATTTGCCGGCCGAGGCCGGCGCGCTCGCGCACAAGCTCAAGGGCTCGGCCCGCGGAATCGGCGCCTTTGCGGTAGCGGATGCCGCCGCTCACCTGGAGACCGCGATCCGGACCGGCCACGACCGGCACCACGCCTTCGCCGCGCTGAAGGAGGCCGTGGCCGAGGCCCGCGCCGCCATCGAGGCGATCCTGAAGCACTAG
- a CDS encoding hybrid sensor histidine kinase/response regulator — MQAWFVLAVAAGYVTTLFLVAWWGDRRSAGGPLVSPNSWAAAISYCLTLAVYNTSWSFYGSVGRAATSGLDFATIYIGPTLVLLFGQTLLSKVIAIAKAQNVTSVSDFIAARYGKSQVLAAFVTLASLLGVLPYIALQLKAVGKSFDYLILQPERAGGEALRFWQDSAFGVAASMALFAIVFGVRHVHASEHHRGLMLAIAFESVVKLIAFLIVALFVLFGLSGGPGALLTQFQSDPQLTGILSFDPMQPVWPSTIIISAIAFLCLPQAFHVAVVENEAPVHTRTAAWLYPAYLALFSLLILPIAAAGLTRFGAMMDPDTYVISLPIAADASTVSLIAFLGGLSAATGMVIMTSVALSTMLCNDVIMPLLLRSRFFGLRAQSRPMTSVLVAVRRLSILGILLLAYLTHRLVNQAYPLTVIGLLSFVAVAQFGPAFVGGLYWPRANKVGASVGIAAGFCIWSYTLLLPSAAPLWPAVGEIVRLGPWQLAWLKPNALFGIDGLDPISHATLWSLAANLVCFLAFSTLGRQSTVERNQAAAFADGVVREMVPKLSSRVVVRLDDLRALTLRFVGVERGSAAFDGYLASRTTGTGPRLDPSGLVDLDSIRFTENLLAGAIGAASARVVIAASLEGHSLSRREAMAMLDEASEALRFNRTLLQSTLESVPQGICAFDADFNITAWNGRFIALLDLPPDFVRVGLPLADLIAFNVERGEYAASEFAALLVNRDVATQSWPYLYERKRPDGTVLEIVYDRIAEGGYVSTYTDVTERHRAAEALRRANEDLELRVRERTEALERAKAEAEQANLGKTRFLAAASHDLLQPLNAARLFLSALDESLHISASSGGVDKERNLASSAITALRSTEHVLDRLLDISSYDAGAVRAEPFEFPIADLLVQLKVEFSAMARERGLVLRVVDCGLAVRSDPHLLRRILQNLLSNALRYTPRGRILLGCRRRGGDLRIEVWDTGVGIAAEDQKRIFEEFQRLAPGPEKGLGLGLAIVDRVSRLLGHAVDVRSRPGRGSGFAVTVPLARGAGTSLQRKPASPAPAAAERAMTILCLDNDVTILDGLTALLGGWGHHVLVAADADGAMLAAAASPPDIVLLDYHLDGGRSGLDFLDDLRQKSGRDVRALVVTADRSEAVRKEAGARGCAILSKPVKPAALRRFLGGEALSRQFGAKQRTSPA, encoded by the coding sequence TTGCAGGCGTGGTTCGTTCTTGCGGTCGCTGCCGGCTATGTGACCACGCTGTTCCTGGTGGCCTGGTGGGGCGATCGGCGGAGCGCAGGTGGGCCGCTTGTCTCGCCAAATTCCTGGGCGGCCGCGATCAGCTACTGCCTGACGCTTGCGGTCTACAACACCTCCTGGAGCTTCTACGGATCGGTCGGGCGTGCCGCCACCAGCGGACTGGACTTCGCCACGATCTACATCGGCCCGACCCTGGTGCTGTTGTTCGGCCAGACGCTCCTGTCCAAGGTCATCGCGATCGCGAAGGCGCAGAACGTCACCTCCGTTTCGGACTTCATCGCCGCGCGCTACGGCAAGAGCCAGGTACTCGCGGCCTTCGTGACGCTCGCATCGCTGCTTGGCGTGCTTCCCTATATCGCGCTTCAGCTCAAGGCCGTCGGCAAGAGCTTCGATTATCTGATCCTCCAGCCGGAGCGGGCGGGCGGCGAGGCGCTGCGGTTCTGGCAGGACTCCGCATTCGGCGTCGCCGCCTCGATGGCGCTGTTCGCGATCGTGTTCGGCGTCCGGCATGTCCACGCCAGCGAGCATCATCGCGGGCTGATGCTCGCGATCGCGTTCGAGAGCGTCGTCAAGCTGATCGCGTTCCTGATTGTCGCGCTGTTCGTGCTGTTCGGGCTGTCCGGCGGGCCGGGCGCCCTGCTGACGCAGTTTCAATCGGATCCGCAACTGACGGGAATCCTGAGCTTCGACCCGATGCAGCCGGTCTGGCCTTCGACGATCATCATCTCGGCTATCGCCTTCCTGTGCCTGCCGCAGGCATTTCACGTGGCCGTGGTCGAGAACGAGGCGCCGGTGCATACGCGCACCGCGGCGTGGCTCTACCCGGCCTATCTTGCGCTGTTCAGCCTGCTGATCCTGCCGATCGCTGCGGCGGGGCTCACCAGGTTCGGCGCCATGATGGACCCCGACACCTACGTCATCTCGCTGCCGATCGCGGCGGACGCGAGCACCGTCAGCCTGATCGCCTTCCTGGGCGGTCTGTCGGCCGCCACCGGCATGGTGATCATGACATCCGTCGCGCTCAGCACCATGCTCTGCAACGATGTCATCATGCCGCTGCTGCTGCGCTCGCGGTTCTTCGGCCTGCGTGCGCAGAGCCGGCCGATGACCTCCGTGCTGGTGGCGGTGCGCCGGCTCTCGATCCTCGGCATCCTGCTGCTCGCCTATCTGACGCACCGCCTGGTCAACCAGGCCTATCCGTTGACCGTGATCGGTCTGTTGTCGTTCGTCGCGGTCGCACAGTTCGGACCGGCATTCGTCGGTGGCTTGTACTGGCCGCGCGCCAACAAGGTCGGCGCGTCGGTCGGGATCGCGGCCGGATTCTGCATCTGGTCCTATACGCTGCTGCTTCCCTCGGCCGCGCCGCTCTGGCCCGCGGTCGGGGAGATCGTTCGCCTGGGCCCATGGCAGCTCGCCTGGCTCAAGCCAAACGCGCTGTTCGGTATCGACGGGCTCGATCCGATCTCGCATGCGACGCTGTGGAGCCTTGCGGCCAACCTCGTCTGTTTTCTGGCATTCTCGACGCTCGGACGGCAGTCGACCGTCGAGCGCAACCAGGCCGCCGCATTCGCCGACGGCGTCGTCCGCGAGATGGTCCCGAAGCTGTCCTCGCGCGTGGTGGTTCGCCTCGACGATCTCCGCGCGCTGACGCTGCGTTTTGTCGGCGTGGAGCGGGGCTCGGCGGCTTTCGACGGCTATCTCGCCTCCCGCACGACCGGTACCGGGCCGCGTCTCGACCCATCGGGTCTCGTCGATCTCGACTCGATCCGATTCACGGAGAACCTTCTCGCCGGTGCAATCGGCGCGGCGTCGGCGCGCGTGGTGATCGCAGCTTCGCTGGAAGGGCACTCGCTGTCGCGGCGGGAGGCGATGGCGATGCTGGACGAGGCCTCCGAGGCGTTGCGCTTCAACCGCACGCTTTTGCAGAGCACGCTCGAAAGCGTACCGCAGGGCATCTGCGCGTTCGATGCCGATTTCAACATCACGGCCTGGAACGGCCGCTTCATCGCGCTGTTGGACCTGCCTCCGGACTTCGTGCGTGTCGGCCTCCCGCTGGCGGACCTGATCGCCTTCAACGTCGAGCGCGGCGAATATGCCGCATCCGAATTCGCCGCACTCCTGGTCAATCGTGATGTCGCCACGCAGAGCTGGCCCTATCTGTACGAGCGCAAGCGGCCGGATGGCACCGTGCTCGAGATCGTCTACGATCGCATCGCGGAGGGCGGCTACGTCTCGACCTATACCGACGTAACCGAGCGTCACCGCGCGGCGGAAGCCCTGCGGCGGGCCAACGAGGATCTCGAGCTGCGTGTCCGTGAGCGGACCGAGGCGCTCGAGCGGGCCAAGGCGGAGGCCGAGCAGGCCAATCTCGGCAAGACCCGCTTCCTGGCGGCGGCCAGCCACGATCTGCTGCAACCGCTGAACGCGGCGCGGTTGTTCCTGTCCGCGCTCGACGAGAGTCTGCACATCTCCGCGTCATCGGGCGGAGTCGACAAGGAGCGCAACCTGGCGAGCAGCGCGATCACGGCGCTACGCTCGACCGAACATGTGCTCGACAGGCTGCTCGACATCTCCTCCTATGATGCCGGCGCCGTTCGTGCCGAGCCGTTCGAATTCCCGATCGCGGATCTGCTCGTGCAGCTGAAAGTGGAGTTCTCGGCGATGGCGCGGGAGCGCGGGCTTGTCCTGCGCGTCGTCGATTGCGGGCTCGCGGTGCGCAGCGACCCGCATCTGTTGCGGCGGATCCTCCAGAACCTGCTGTCGAACGCGCTGCGCTATACGCCCAGGGGCCGTATCCTGCTCGGCTGCCGGCGGCGCGGCGGCGACCTGCGCATCGAAGTGTGGGACACCGGCGTCGGGATCGCGGCGGAGGATCAGAAGCGGATCTTCGAGGAGTTTCAGCGTCTCGCGCCCGGACCGGAGAAGGGCCTAGGCCTCGGCCTTGCGATCGTGGATCGTGTCTCCCGGCTGCTGGGCCATGCCGTCGACGTCCGATCGCGGCCGGGACGCGGTTCCGGTTTTGCCGTCACGGTGCCGCTGGCGCGCGGCGCGGGGACATCGCTTCAGCGCAAGCCGGCAAGCCCGGCGCCCGCGGCCGCCGAGCGCGCGATGACGATCCTGTGCCTCGACAATGATGTGACCATTCTCGATGGCCTGACGGCACTGCTCGGCGGATGGGGGCACCATGTGCTGGTCGCTGCGGACGCTGACGGAGCGATGCTCGCCGCCGCGGCCAGTCCGCCGGATATCGTGCTGCTCGATTATCACCTCGATGGCGGCCGCAGCGGCTTGGACTTTCTCGATGATCTCAGGCAGAAGTCGGGTCGCGACGTCCGCGCGCTGGTCGTCACCGCCGATCGCAGTGAGGCGGTGCGCAAGGAGGCGGGGGCACGCGGCTGCGCGATCCTGTCGAAGCCGGTCAAACCGGCGGCGCTGCGGCGCTTCCTCGGCGGCGAAGCCCTGAGCCGGCAGTTCGGAGCGAAACAGAGGACATCCCCGGCGTGA
- a CDS encoding MlaE family ABC transporter permease: MSSDPKLERIVKGNALALCATGTWTASFAPVLERMVADAEKLAGSPQSIFIDVSEVAKLDTFGAWLIERLRRSLTQGTVEAQIAGLSANYSSLVDEVRRVRATPVVDAGTITITGMLDQIGRAVAGVAGTVAGLIDMLGAVLAAGGRVLIHPRSFRLTSTVHHMEQVCWRAVPIIVLITFLIGCIIAQQGIFHFRRFGADIFVVDMLGVLVLREIGVLLVAIMVAGRSGSAYTAELGSMKMREEIDALRTMGFDPIEVLVLPRMLALVLALPILAFLGAMAALYGGGLVAWLYGGVDPEAFLLRLRDAISIDHFIVGIVKAPVMAAVIGIVACVEGLAVQGSAESLGQHTTASVVKGIFFVIVMDGVFAIFFASIGM; the protein is encoded by the coding sequence TTGAGCAGCGATCCGAAGCTGGAACGGATTGTGAAGGGCAATGCGCTGGCACTCTGCGCCACCGGAACCTGGACCGCGAGCTTCGCGCCGGTCCTGGAGCGGATGGTGGCGGATGCCGAGAAGTTGGCCGGCAGCCCCCAGAGCATCTTCATCGACGTCTCCGAGGTCGCCAAGCTCGACACCTTCGGCGCTTGGTTGATCGAGCGGCTGCGCCGCAGCCTGACCCAGGGCACCGTCGAGGCGCAGATCGCGGGTCTCTCCGCCAATTATTCGAGCCTCGTCGACGAGGTCCGGCGGGTGAGGGCGACGCCGGTGGTCGACGCCGGCACGATCACCATCACCGGCATGTTGGACCAGATCGGTCGGGCCGTGGCCGGTGTCGCCGGAACGGTTGCGGGCCTGATCGACATGCTCGGCGCGGTGCTCGCGGCGGGCGGCCGCGTGCTGATCCATCCGCGCTCGTTCCGCCTGACCTCGACCGTGCACCACATGGAGCAGGTCTGCTGGCGCGCGGTGCCGATCATCGTGCTGATCACCTTCCTGATCGGCTGCATCATCGCCCAGCAGGGCATCTTCCATTTCCGCAGGTTCGGCGCCGACATCTTCGTCGTCGACATGCTCGGCGTGCTGGTGCTGCGCGAGATCGGCGTGCTCCTGGTCGCCATCATGGTCGCGGGCCGCTCGGGCAGCGCCTACACCGCCGAGCTCGGCTCGATGAAGATGCGCGAGGAGATCGACGCGCTGCGCACCATGGGCTTCGACCCGATCGAGGTGCTGGTGCTGCCGCGCATGCTGGCCCTGGTGCTGGCGCTGCCGATCCTCGCCTTCCTCGGCGCCATGGCCGCGCTCTATGGTGGCGGGCTCGTCGCCTGGCTCTATGGCGGCGTCGATCCCGAAGCCTTCCTGCTTCGGCTGCGCGATGCCATCTCGATCGACCATTTCATCGTCGGCATCGTCAAGGCGCCGGTCATGGCCGCCGTGATCGGCATCGTCGCCTGCGTCGAAGGGCTCGCCGTGCAGGGCAGCGCGGAATCGCTGGGACAGCACACCACCGCGTCGGTGGTGAAGGGCATCTTCTTCGTCATCGTCATGGACGGCGTGTTCGCCATCTTCTTCGCCTCGATCGGGATGTGA
- a CDS encoding DUF3311 domain-containing protein — MVRLLLLLPFVGLMIVPFYNIREPQLFGFPFFYWYQLAWVPLTSLLTYIVYRSVRRAD; from the coding sequence GTGGTACGCCTATTGCTGTTGTTGCCGTTCGTCGGCCTGATGATCGTGCCGTTCTACAATATCCGGGAGCCCCAGCTGTTCGGCTTCCCGTTCTTCTACTGGTACCAGCTCGCCTGGGTGCCGCTGACCTCGCTGCTCACCTACATCGTCTACAGGAGCGTGCGTCGTGCTGACTAA